A genomic segment from candidate division KSB1 bacterium encodes:
- a CDS encoding HDOD domain-containing protein produces MGIFEKIRSHAAIASGNFASMFKNIEVPPLPAVATRLISEFNRAEPDMQEITKIISSDLEISSKVIRTVNSSLFGLPNQIKSIQQAIPLLGLRSIRTIALSYAMKKSLPKPSDKLFNHEAFWADSLARALLARSLTHYFRPGEKDEVFTAMLLADIALPVLLSVWSDYYSPIFSQWRDNCERLSQIERKDFGWDHAQAGAWILKSWDFPDEFVCLVGVHNLTIDELQNLGLENSIALPLAVASLLPSVLKPDEKRAQLMNETIMNSFAMSEDYFRNMVADIQFSFAEMRDQFDLRDQKFNVFELVLNCTNWVSEEQKA; encoded by the coding sequence TTGGGAATTTTTGAGAAAATTCGATCGCATGCTGCAATAGCAAGCGGTAATTTTGCCTCGATGTTTAAGAATATTGAAGTACCGCCGCTTCCGGCTGTGGCCACTCGCCTGATCTCGGAATTTAACCGTGCAGAACCCGACATGCAAGAAATCACGAAAATTATATCATCAGATTTGGAAATCAGTTCAAAAGTAATCAGAACCGTAAACTCTTCTCTTTTCGGATTGCCCAATCAAATCAAGAGCATCCAACAGGCAATTCCTTTACTAGGACTTCGAAGTATTCGAACGATTGCCCTTTCCTATGCGATGAAGAAATCTCTCCCGAAACCGTCCGACAAACTTTTTAATCATGAAGCCTTCTGGGCAGATTCCCTTGCCCGTGCATTGTTAGCTCGTTCTTTAACACATTATTTTAGACCTGGTGAGAAAGATGAGGTATTTACTGCAATGCTGTTGGCAGATATTGCACTGCCGGTTTTGTTAAGTGTTTGGAGCGATTATTATTCGCCGATTTTTTCACAATGGCGAGACAATTGCGAGCGCTTATCTCAAATCGAACGAAAAGATTTCGGCTGGGATCATGCCCAAGCCGGTGCCTGGATTTTAAAATCCTGGGATTTCCCCGATGAATTTGTCTGCCTGGTTGGCGTGCACAATTTAACCATTGATGAGCTTCAAAATCTCGGTCTGGAAAATTCAATTGCTCTTCCATTAGCCGTTGCTTCTTTGTTACCCAGCGTACTTAAACCCGATGAAAAAAGAGCACAGTTAATGAATGAAACGATCATGAATTCCTTTGCAATGTCAGAAGATTATTTCCGAAATATGGTTGCCGATATCCAATTTAGTTTTGCTGAAATGAGAGACCAGTTCGATTTGAGGGATCAGAAATTCAATGTATTTGAACTGGTATTGAATTGTACAAATTGGGTTAGTGAAGAGCAAAAAGCATGA
- a CDS encoding HEAT repeat domain-containing protein, whose translation MKRVISYLTLFVVSLTFVGASQLMAQDKKVNFDSFRENLVKNLSSDNPGIRESALQLINRYSVELGLKADQVDSETIKLFRKNLERNLASSNYGVRQSAVQLITQYGDKLKLAREAIFSLMRVYRYEKDINFRKMALAALHKTGDEWAMGFLKTSIDFEKDESLRHIIQAIVLDYESLKVSAPC comes from the coding sequence ATGAAACGCGTCATATCATATCTAACTTTATTTGTTGTGAGCCTCACCTTTGTTGGTGCAAGTCAATTAATGGCTCAGGACAAAAAGGTTAATTTTGATTCTTTTCGAGAAAATCTTGTAAAGAATCTTTCCTCAGATAATCCCGGCATTAGAGAATCAGCGCTGCAGCTTATTAATCGATATAGTGTTGAGTTGGGATTAAAGGCGGATCAAGTAGATAGTGAAACAATAAAATTATTTCGGAAGAACCTTGAACGAAATTTAGCTTCATCAAACTACGGTGTCCGGCAGTCGGCAGTACAATTAATTACACAATATGGCGATAAACTCAAGCTGGCGAGAGAGGCAATATTTTCTTTGATGAGAGTATATCGATATGAAAAAGATATTAACTTTCGCAAAATGGCCCTGGCCGCGCTTCACAAAACAGGAGACGAATGGGCGATGGGTTTTCTGAAGACAAGCATCGATTTCGAAAAGGATGAATCGTTAAGACACATCATTCAAGCCATTGTTCTCGATTATGAATCATTAAAAGTTTCGGCCCCTTGTTGA
- a CDS encoding tetratricopeptide repeat protein: MSSKKILAIITVISFLVFVYYLAIGSAEKKVKIPNLAIGFDLENATSAIQSSERTIQYYLHEIEKNPAEVDPYIALAQHYLKIGRSTGQEIKYISEAEKMINNAIELDPDNALALAIKATLYVTKHRFKEAIPLAEEAIRINPYLAYAYGILVDANAELGNYDKAVEYCDKMISIRPDLRSYSRVSYLRELHGDPEGAIDAMKLAASAGMPGYENRAWSLFYLGDLFLDKGDLETAEAIFTGVLQESPGYVHAMSGLAEIKMAQQNYEEAVSLLLHAYEIAPDHNVLELLTAVYTAAGKKVQADKIIKKVFEIFSNYEKNGWNINLEYARYGSVYNVNLKEALYRIERELIRRPGNIEVLEIYAWVLFKNGRAKEAMPIIMRALRLETKDAELYFRAGQISKAIDQMDKYQYFLAETIKINPEYLKNKI, from the coding sequence ATGAGTTCCAAAAAAATATTGGCTATCATTACAGTTATATCATTTTTAGTTTTTGTTTATTATTTAGCCATTGGATCAGCTGAAAAAAAAGTCAAGATCCCAAACCTGGCTATCGGTTTCGACCTTGAAAATGCCACATCGGCCATCCAATCATCGGAGAGAACGATTCAATACTATTTACATGAAATCGAAAAGAATCCGGCAGAGGTTGATCCATACATAGCACTTGCTCAACACTATTTAAAAATTGGCAGAAGTACGGGCCAGGAAATCAAATACATAAGCGAAGCTGAGAAGATGATTAACAATGCAATTGAATTAGATCCCGACAATGCCCTCGCATTAGCTATAAAAGCCACGCTTTATGTAACTAAACATCGATTCAAGGAGGCGATTCCACTGGCAGAAGAAGCTATTCGAATAAATCCATATTTGGCTTATGCTTATGGAATCCTTGTAGATGCTAATGCTGAGCTTGGCAATTATGACAAAGCAGTTGAGTACTGTGATAAAATGATCAGTATTCGACCGGATTTGCGTTCCTACAGCCGGGTTTCTTATTTACGGGAGCTGCACGGAGACCCGGAAGGTGCAATCGATGCGATGAAATTGGCGGCAAGCGCCGGAATGCCTGGCTACGAAAACCGTGCCTGGTCTTTATTTTACCTGGGAGACCTTTTTTTGGACAAAGGAGATTTGGAAACAGCCGAAGCTATCTTTACCGGAGTCTTACAAGAATCCCCTGGTTATGTGCATGCGATGAGTGGACTCGCAGAAATCAAAATGGCACAACAAAACTATGAAGAAGCTGTTTCGCTTTTACTTCATGCATACGAAATAGCTCCGGATCATAATGTTTTGGAATTGCTGACTGCTGTTTACACAGCGGCTGGAAAGAAGGTTCAGGCTGATAAAATAATCAAAAAAGTATTTGAGATATTTAGCAATTATGAAAAGAATGGCTGGAATATCAATTTGGAATATGCAAGATATGGTTCTGTTTACAATGTTAATCTTAAAGAAGCACTTTATCGCATAGAGCGGGAATTAATTCGCAGACCGGGTAATATTGAGGTACTTGAAATCTATGCCTGGGTTTTGTTTAAGAATGGCAGGGCTAAAGAAGCGATGCCAATAATTATGCGTGCTTTGAGGCTGGAGACAAAAGATGCGGAATTGTATTTTCGGGCAGGGCAAATCAGTAAGGCGATAGATCAAATGGATAAATATCAGTATTTTTTAGCTGAAACTATAAAAATTAATCCTGAGTATTTGAAGAATAAAATTTAG
- a CDS encoding DUF86 domain-containing protein, producing the protein MKDEIKKFLFDIKEAANSIFEYLGEKRDFYEYDKNKMLRRAVEREFEIIGEAVNNILKIDSSFPIKNARRIVDLRNLVIHGYDKVDNIII; encoded by the coding sequence ATGAAGGATGAAATTAAAAAATTTCTCTTTGATATAAAAGAAGCGGCAAATTCTATCTTCGAATATCTTGGAGAAAAACGAGACTTTTATGAATACGATAAAAATAAAATGTTAAGGAGAGCCGTTGAGCGAGAATTTGAAATAATCGGGGAAGCCGTAAATAATATTTTAAAGATTGATTCAAGTTTTCCTATCAAAAATGCTCGACGGATAGTTGACTTAAGGAATTTGGTCATTCATGGATATGATAAAGTCGATAATATTATAATTTGA
- a CDS encoding nucleotidyltransferase domain-containing protein produces MNKLLEHNLAQIINCCKENDVEKLHAYGSITTENFTDKSDIDLLIKFKNIPFEQYTDNYFRLHALFKKIFKRKVDLITENSLSNPYFIKKINQTKTLLYEG; encoded by the coding sequence ATGAATAAATTATTAGAACATAATCTTGCTCAAATAATAAATTGCTGCAAAGAAAATGACGTTGAGAAATTACATGCCTACGGTTCTATAACAACAGAAAATTTTACTGATAAAAGCGATATTGATCTGCTTATCAAATTCAAGAATATCCCATTCGAACAATATACTGATAATTATTTCCGCCTTCATGCGTTATTCAAAAAAATTTTCAAGCGTAAAGTGGATTTGATAACAGAAAACTCGCTATCTAATCCTTATTTTATTAAAAAAATAAATCAGACTAAAACTCTACTTTATGAAGGATGA
- a CDS encoding HPP family protein, whose product MNSSQPNNPQQTRLFRIIKLLTHLQPGYLVRSMKNPQVVVILFAVISGGLALGIITTIAFLTEFPLLFPPLGASAFILFYTPMSEQASPRHVILAHTVCLFLGLLSIHFLAIYFFDSNTLDLTVMSWLHVAAIALAMVLSTTVMISFKFEHPPAAATALIASMGYILNSTQIIGFVAAVILLVLEAYLFNRILGGIPYPHWRYNQKIAQDYKELADISSKKSRMGEQLTTSIFHKR is encoded by the coding sequence ATGAACTCTTCGCAACCAAATAATCCGCAGCAAACACGGCTATTCAGAATCATTAAACTCTTGACCCATTTACAACCTGGTTACCTGGTTCGATCTATGAAAAATCCACAGGTTGTGGTTATTTTATTTGCGGTAATTAGTGGAGGACTGGCTTTAGGAATTATAACGACAATCGCTTTTCTTACTGAGTTTCCATTACTATTCCCACCCCTTGGCGCGTCTGCATTTATCTTGTTCTATACTCCTATGTCCGAACAAGCAAGCCCCAGGCATGTCATTCTAGCTCACACAGTCTGCCTATTTTTGGGTTTGCTTTCCATTCATTTCCTGGCGATTTATTTTTTCGATTCAAATACCCTGGACCTAACGGTAATGAGTTGGTTACACGTTGCAGCTATAGCTTTGGCAATGGTGCTTTCAACAACCGTGATGATCTCTTTTAAATTTGAACATCCGCCGGCAGCTGCAACAGCCCTGATCGCATCTATGGGTTACATTCTAAATTCAACACAAATAATCGGATTTGTTGCCGCGGTGATACTACTGGTTTTAGAAGCTTATCTCTTCAACCGAATTTTAGGCGGAATTCCATATCCACATTGGCGATATAATCAAAAGATTGCACAGGATTATAAAGAGCTGGCGGACATAAGCAGCAAAAAATCCAGGATGGGTGAGCAATTGACAACCAGTATATTTCATAAACGATAA